The following DNA comes from Pirellulales bacterium.
GCACGTTTTTGACGTCGCTGGAAGACGCGGTCGACGTGATTGACCGGATTGCCAGTCCCTACGTTCGACTTTCGTTCGATACCTATCACTCCGGCAGCGGCGCCGGCGCCTTGGAGAAAGCCCAGCGCTTGGCCGGCCGCATTGCGATTGTGCATTTGGCCGACGGACATCCGCCGGACGAAGAGCAGCACCGCACGCCTTTGGGCCGGGGCTGCGTGCCGCTGAAGGAATTGATTGCCGCCTTGTGCGCCGGAGGCTACGCCGGCGATTTCGATGTCGAATTGTTCGGCGACGAAGTGCCGCCGGACAATTACGAAGGTTTGTTGCGCGAAAGCAAGACGACATTTGAGCAGTTGATTGCTCCCTGAGGCATTGATGCTGTTCATTTCTTCCCGCATTCGCATTCCCGACGATGAGCTGCGGTTCTCATTCGCGCGCAGCTCCGGACCCGGTGGGCAAAACGTGAACAAGGTGAACACCAAAGCGGTGCTGCGGTGGGCCGTGCAAGTGAGCCCCAGCTTGCCGCTGGACGTGCGGCAGCGTTTTTTGGCCCGCTATGGCCGGCGTATGACCGCGGCCGGGGAAATCGTGATCAACAGCCAGCGTTTCCGCGAGCAGGGCCAAAACCAGCGCGATTGCTTGGAAAAGCTCCGCGAACTGATCGCCGCCGTGGCCATTCCTCCGAAGCGTCGCAAACCGACGAAGCCAACCAAAGCCTCCCACCAACGCCGCCGCGCCGAAAAGCACACGCACTCCTTAAAAAAACAACACCGCCGCCGGCCGCAGGCGGAGGATTGAACCGCGGAGGTCGCGAAGGAACGCAGAGGAAGAATTCACCACGGAGACTCAGAGACTCGGAGCAGCAGGCGAACGAATTCTTAACCGCAAAGATCGCGAAGGACGCGAGGACGATGACGACGCAAATTCAAAGCATTTTTTGGGTTAAGGCTGCATGTCTCCCAAGAATTCGGTCGATCAGGCGCTGCTGTTCAGCGAGCTCGTGTCTGATACAACAATCACTTGCCGAGCAGCTTGTCTAAAGTTTCTTGCTGGCGATTGAACTCTTCGATGGTCATCAAATCTTCCGTAACGTGATGCCGCTTGAGCAGTCCGTCGACTTCAAAACGCGATAAACCCAGCGCCACGCCCAACTCATGATGGCTCAGCTTGTCTTGGCGGTAAAGTTCCACCAAGGCCGCCTCTTTAGCAGCGGCCGACAAATCGCCAAGCTGCGCGCGAAGCTGCTGTTCGATGCTTTCGGGCAAAGTAAAAGATACGGTGGCCATGCTGCACGCTCCTCATGACAGTTTACCATAAAACTGAATCCATGGGCCACGGGATTTGCAACTCGGTAGTCTGCCGAGGCCCGTTAAGGCCTAAAAGTCATGCGTTTGAGAACCTGCGCTGAGTGACCTGCTTAACTGCCTGCGGATTCAGACGGCGGGTTCTTTTCTGCTGGTCAGCCAGTTCTTCGACGATTCGCTCCAGCCCCCACTCAGGCGAAATCCATGAAATACCCTTCTGTGCAAGCCCGAACTTCAGCGGGCCGTTACTATCTTCCGGAAGAATCACGCAAACTAGATCGCTGTAGATGAATTCGACATTACCCAAAACCCGCCATTCGCGTTCCCAAAAGAAATCGTATCGCTCGTTCATAGCGCTCACGAATGGGAGTTGTCGCCACAACTTGCCAGTAAAATTGTTCTTTGCCGCGATTTCAAAAGCGCGATCGTAGCTGGCTCGAACGGCGTCGTTTCCTGCATAGCTGTTGACGTTCGTAACCTCTTGCCCTCCTTTTTCAATGATGAAGTTGCGCTTGAAGACGAAGCCGTATGGCTCCAATCCGATTTGACGGCACTGAATCGGTTTTGCGATATGCTTGATTGAAGACAGAGGCATTGCGCTAAAGCATGCGACTCGACACTTCATTTCCTGCGATGATGTCATCTTCCATGCGTGTAGGCAATGAGCCCTTAGCGCCAGAATCGTCCGTTGACGGTAAATGTCGAGGAAGTTCTGCCTGGCTGTCCCGCCACCGCCTTTCCACTCGTTGGAATCATCGCGTGTGAGGTGGATCATGAATCGCGAAACATCCTCACGGTGTTCTATAACGTCCGGATGTCCGATCATAGACTGACTCCTGTGATATATTTCTGGCAAACGACACGGGCCATTTTACCACATTCTTGCGCTCGGTCACCAGTTATGGCGACCGTGCTCACTTGCTCCCTTTCAGGGCACAGCGGAATGAAAGTGCGCCGGCAACCGCGACTGGAGCGACAACGGCTTGCGCGAAGGAATCACCCCTCACCCCAACCCTCTCCCACAAGGGGCGAGGGAGTAGACCTACGGATCGTAGCCCAGGTTGGGTGAGAGCCAGCGCTGGATTTCGGCCAGGGGCATTCCTTTGCGGCGGGCGTAGGCTTCGGCCTGGTCGCGGGTGATGCGGTCGACGGCGAAGTAGCGGCTGGCCGGATGGGCGAAGTACAGGCCGCTGACGCTGGCGGCGGGCCACATGGCGTAGCTTTCGGTGAGCGTGATGCCGGCCTGACGTTCGGCGTCGAGCAAATCGAACAGAATGCGTTTTTCGGTGTGATCGGGACTGGCGGGATAGCCGGCGGCGGGGCGAATGCCGCGATATTTTTCTTCAATGAGATCATCGGCCGACAAATTTTCGCTGCGGCCGTAACCCCAATCGGCGCGGGCCTGCTGGTGCAGATATTCTGCAAACGCTTCGGCTAAGCGGTCGGCTAGAGCTTTGGTCATGATGCTGTTGTAATCGTCGTGGTCAGCGTCGAATTTTTTAGCCAGCTCGTCGCAGCCCAGGCCGGTGGTGACGGCGAACGCGCCCAGGTAATCGGGCAGGCCGGTTTCAGCCGAGGCGATAAAATCGGCCAGCGAGAGAAAATCGTGCTGCCCTTTGCGCTCCCATTGCTGGCGGAGGAAATGAAAGCGGGTGAGTTCGCGCTGGCGGGTGTCGTCGGTATACAGCGCGACATCGTCGCCGATGGACGCAGCAGGCCAGAAGCCGTACACGCCTTTGGCGGTGAGCAGTTTTTCTTTCACAATTTTGTCGAGCAGCCGCCGGGCATCGTCGAACAGCTTGCTGGCTTCGGGGCCGACATTCGGATCGTCGAAAATCCGCGGATATTTGCCCTTAAGCTCCCAGGTGAGGAAAAACGGCGACCAATCGATGAAGGGCAGCAGCGTTTCCAGCGGCAGGCTGTCGATCACCCGGCGGCCGGTGAACGACGGTTTGGCGATTTGTCCGGCGGCGGCGAGTGCGGGCCAATCGGTTTGGAAGCGATGGGTCACGGCGTCATCATACGGCACCAGCTTGATTTGCTGTCGCAGGTTGTACGATTCGACGAGTTGCTTTTGCTGCGTTTGGTTGTTGCGCACCAGTTCGTCACGCCGCTGGGGATTCAGCAGTTTTTCCACGACGCCGGCGGCGCGGGAAGCGTCGAGCACGTGAATCGTGGGCTGTTTGTACTGCGGCGCAATTTTCACGGCGGTGTGCTTGGCGCTGGTCGTTGCGCCGCCGATCAAGAGCGGCAGTTCGATTTCTTGCCGCTCCATTTCACGGGCCACGTGCACCATTTCGTCCAGGCTGGGCGTAATGAGTCCGCTGAGGCCGATCATGTGGACGCCTTCTTTGCGAGCCGTATCTAAAATGCGTTCGCAGGGAACCATGACGCCCAGGTCGATCACTTGATAGTTATTGCAGCCCAGCACGACGCCGACGATGTTTTTGCCGATGTCGTGCACGTCGCCCTTGACGGTGGCCAGCAGCACCTTGCCGCGCGGCTTGTCGCCCGCGCCGGAGGCGGCTTTTTCGGCTTCCATGAACGGGAGCAAATAGGCCACGGCTTTTTTCATGACGCGGGCACTTTTAACGACCTGCGGCAAAAACATTTTGCCGGCGCCGAACAAGTCGCCTACCACTTGCATGCCGGCCATGAGCGGGCCTTCGATGATTTCCAGCGAGGTGGGATATTTTTGCCGGGCCTCTTCCACGTCGGCCTCGATAAAATCGACAATGCCTTTCACCAGCGAATGGCTGAGGCGTTTGTCGACCGGCTCGTTGCGCCAGGCTTCGTCGGCCACGGCGTCGCCGCCGGCCTGTTTTTTCACCGTTTCGGCAAATTGAATGAGCCGTTCGGTGGCGTCGGGGCGGCGGTCGAGCAGCACGTCTTCGACGTGTTCGAGCAGATCGCGCGGAATTTCCTCGTACACCGCCAATTGGCCGGCGTTGACGATGCCCATATCCATGCCGGCGCGGATGGCGTGATACAAAAATGCGGAGTGCATGGCCTCGCGGACCACGTCGTTGCCGCGGAACGAAAACGAAATGTTGCTGACGCCGCCGGAAACTTTGGCCAGCGGCATTTCGCGTTTGATTTGCCGCGTGGCCTCGATGAAGTTGAGCGCGTAGCGGTTGTGCTCCTCGATGCCGGTGCCGACGGTGAGAATGTTGGGGTCGAAAATAATGTCGCTGCCGGGAAAACCGATTTTTTCCGTGAGCAGTTGGTAGGCGCGGCGGCAAATTTTCAGCTTGTGATCGACTTCGGTCGCCTGGCCGGTTTCGTCGAAAGCCATGACCACCACAGCGGCTCCGTAGCGGCGGGCCAACTTGGCGTGGTGCAAAAACGCCTCTTCGCCTTCTTTCAGGCTGATGGAATTGACAATGGCTTTGCCCTGCACGCACTTCAGCCCGGCCTCGATGACCGACCATTTGGAGCTGTCGACCATGATCGGCACGCGGGCGATATCGGGCTCGGCGGCGAGTAAATTCAGAAACTTGGTCATCACCGCTTCGCCGTCGAGCAGGGCTTCGTCAAAATTGACGTCGAGCACATTCGCGCCGCTTTCGACCTGGCCGCGGGCCACGCTGAGCGCTTCTTCATATTTGTTATCTTTGACCAGGCGGGCGAATTTTTTGCTGCCGGTCACATTCGTGCGCTCGCCGATCATCGTGAAGTTGGATTCAGGACGGATCGTGAGTGGCTCCATGCCGCTCAAGCGGGTGAATGTTTCCACGCGGGGTCGTTTGCGCGGTGGAACTTTGTTCACGGCTTCGGCAATCGCCTTGATATGCGGAGGCGTGGTGCCACAGCAGCCGCCGACAATGTTCATCCAACCGTTGCGGGCGAACTCGCCGAGCAGGCGGGCCATCGATTGCGGCGTTTCGTCAAAGCCGCCCAAGGCGTTGGGCAAGCCGGCGTTGGGATAGCAACTGATGAAAATGGGCGCGATGTTGGAAAGCTCTTCCAAATAAGGCCGCAACTGCTCCGGGCCGAGGGCACAGTTGATGCCGATGCTAAGCAAATCGACGTGAGCCAGCGAATTCCAACACGCCTCGACCGTTTGCGCCGACAGCGTGCGGCCATCTTTGAACACCGTGAACGAGGCCATGACGGGGACGCGGACATCGTGATCGTCGAAATATTTTTCAATGGCGAACAGGCAGGCCTTGAGAACCAGCGTATCGAACGCGGTTTCGGCCAGGAGGATGTCGACGCCGCCTTCGACGAGCGCATCGACCTGTTCGTAATAGGTGGCGACCATTTGATCGAATGTGGCGCTGCGATAGCCGGGGTCTTCCACATTGCCGGCGATGGAAAGTTGCTTGTTCGTGGGGCCGATGCTGGCGGCGACAAAGCGCGGCTTTTCCGGATTACGGGCGGTGAAATCGTCGGCGGCACGGCGGGCTAGCGCGACGGCGGCGAGATTGATTTCGCGGACGTGGTTTTCCAGCGCGAAATCGAGCAGCGACACGCTAGTGGCGCCGAAGGTGTTGGTTTCGATAATGTCGGCCCCGGCTTCCAGATAGGCGCGGTGAATGTTTTCGATGGCGTCGGGCTGTGTCAGGCAGAGAACGTCGATCAGGTTCCGCAAATCTTTAGGATGCTTGGCGAACTGGGCGCCGCGGAAATCGGCTTCGCTAAACTTCAGCGTGTGGACCATGGTGCCCATGGCCCCATCGAGGATCAAGATGCGCTGCGCAAGCAGTTGCTCCAGGGTTTGGCGAGTGACCGGCGGTCGGGCGACAAGTGACATGGGAACCTACTGCGTGCGACAGCATTCAGTGTGCCGCTGGGCAAGCCCAGCGGCTAAATCGTTTGCAGATTCATTTTGCTAGCTGGCACCTGGGGAAGTATCTCACACGGGGTGCTAGCGGGCAACTTCGCAATTTCTATCTTGCCAGTTCATTTTATCCATACTCAAAAGTCAACGCGACCGCACTCTTGCTCAAGGTCGATATATTTCAAGCCCGATAAAGCTGATTAGCGCCGTTCTCTGCGCGGGAGGTGTCGACCTGAGGCAGCGGCGTTGAAACGAATTGTTCTGTGACATCCAAGGATGGTTGTTGCATGAATCAGCAGCAGGACGCAATTCGACCGCGGCATCGGCGGCGCAAGGAAGCTTGCGCGACAGGCGAGGCTGCGATTCCGCGCGCCCAGCAGTGCACCCGGGTGTTGATACGCGTACCGACAGTGTCGAGCGGCGCGGCGGCGGGAGGCGTGCGAACGATTGAGCCATCGCCGATAGCGACCGTGTCACTGGCACCGCGGGCCGCGATCACCGGTGCGGCAACGAACGTCAGCGCGGCAACGGGGGGCGCTTCAGCCGGGGGCGAACCGGGCGCCTATGCCATGGGAAGCGCCAGCGCTGTGCCACCACCTCCGGTAATGACAGTTGGAAAGCAACCAGGTTCGCTGTCGTCCTCGCAGGCCTGGCAGCAGAAAAAGCCGGCGACGCAGCCCCAAACATTGCCCTCTGAAAAAAAGCAATTGCGGATTCATGCGGCCCATAGGGAATCGACGGGCCCGCATTCCGCCGCGCCCGCCTGGTTGGAACAACCTGGCCAGTGGGTGACCGGAGTATTGCAGCGGCGCTCGCTGTTGGCTTTTGCGCTGATCATTGCCGCCGCCGTGGGGGTGGCGTTGATGTTCCACAATCACGCGCACCATGAAGATCGATCGGCCGGCGAGCCCGACGGCAATGCCGCGCGCCAGCAGTCTCCATATCCCGCTGATGCCAGCAGCACCCCGGTGCACGCGGAAAATCAGAATTTGACGGCCTACCGCGATGCCGCGGCGTATCGCGACGCCGGGTCGAGCGTTCAAGCTTCCGGTTCGACGGCACAAACTGGATCAAGCGGCGCGGCAGAAACTTCGTGGCTGAGCAGTCCGGCTGAGAGCGCGCAGCCGCCGCGCTGGAACCTGCCGGGCGGAGCCAATTCGCCGGCCGGCGGCAGCGCTGCGCCGATGGAAAACTCGCCTGCGGGAGCCAACATGCCGGCCCACGTTGAAACGCCGCCCAGCCAAAGTTCGCCAAACACGACGGGATGCGCACCCGAGGTCGGCCAGCCCTCGGTATATGCGGCGCGGCAGGAGCGGACCGCGTCGGCAGATAATGGTTTCATTCCCGGAGTCAATGGACGCATTTCCGGGATCACGGCGTTCGAGGGAAATATTAACAACCCCGCACAAATTTCACGATGAGCATTTCCGATCTGGCCTTTATTCGGGCCTATCATAAAGATCCGTCGCAGTCCGACCGGGGGTCGATTGCCGCCATCGACATAGGTTTGGGATCGGTGATTCCCCCGCCGCACGCCAAGTTTCCGCCTATGGACGCTCCGGCAGCGGCACAGTCGCACGAACAGCCAAGCGCGAGTGCGAGCGGTAGCGCTGAAGAAATCGGCAAAGCAACGCCTTCGGGGGCCATTAGCGACCTGGGGGCGCCGCACGCTGGCGTCAGCAAACCGCACATTTCGCTGGGACGTTCGCCCAAGGCGGCGCTTTCGTCGTACGCTGGATTCACCGCGGCGGCAACCACGGCATCGGACAAGACCAAGCCGGCGTTGGAAATCGACGCCGTACGTTGGCCGGCAGTGTGCGAAACGCTGCAGGCGAAAGCGACGGATGGTTTCGATCGGCTGGCGGCCGATCTTTGCACCGAGGCCGAGGCCGGCCGTAAAGTCACGGCCATTACCGGCGCCGCCCGCTGCGAAGGCCGGACCACGTTGGCGCTGTGCCTGGCTCGACAGTTGGCCGCAGCCAATGCCAAAGTTGCACTGGTCGATGCCGATTTCTCCAGCCCACAAATGGCCGCGCTGCTTGGCATTGCCGTGGAACGCGGATGGGAAACCGCGCTGGCCGGCGACGAAACTTTGTGGGAAACCATGATTGATTCAGTGACCGATAAGTTTGCTTTGGCGCTATTGGGCAGGGGCGTATCGGCCAGTGCTCCTGCGGCATCGACCGGCCAGCATGCCGTATTGATTCCAGTTACGGGCAGCGAAACAAAAGGGGTCCACGTGGCGTCGGTGCATGTGGCCGGCAGCGGCGACGCGGTTCCCGTTCGATTTGTGCCGCAGGCGTTTCGCATTGCCGCCGCGTTGAGCGAGCTGGCCGAACATTTTGACGTGGTGTTGATTGACGCCGGGCCGCTGGGGCAGGATTCGGCCACGACGCAGTGGCTGCTGGAACCGACGGTGGGCGTGCACAACATTATTTTGGCCCATGATGTCCGCCGGAACGAAGCGCACAAGTTGGCCGCCGCTTGCTTGCAATTGGCGGAAGCCAAGCAGCACCAGCTCGGCATCGCGGAAACGTTTGTGGGCGAGGAAGCAGGCGGCAAGCTGCAGGCAGCGGGCAGCAGACAGTAAATGGTCCGTTCAGATTTAGCCGCCGGGCTTGCCCGGCACGTTCCATGTACGAAGCATACTGGCAACTTGATCGGCGCCCGTTCGAGAACACCTCGGACCAGCGTTTTTATTACCCCGGCGAAAGCCATCAAGGGGCGTTGCTGAAGCTGCGCTATGCGGTGGAAAATCGCCGGCCGGCCGCGCTATTAAGCGGGGCCTCGGGGAGCGGCAAAACGCTGCTGGTGGGACAACTGCAGCGATGCTTAGCCAAGCCTTACCGTCCGTTCGTCCATCTGGTGTTTCCGCAAATGCCGGTTGAATCGCTACTGGCGTACGTGGCCGACGAGCTGGCCGCGCCGGGGGAATCGAAGCCCAACCATGTTGAACAAACGGTGCGGCGGATTCAGGAGTTCTTGACGCAAAACGCGGCGCAGGATCAGCACGCGATTGTGGCCATCGACGAAGCACACTTGCTCGACGACTCACGCACCTGGGAAGCGCTGCGGCTGCTGTTGAATTTCGAAGCCAATTCGCAACCGTTGCTAACGCTCCTGCTGGTGGGGCAGCCGGCGCTGTTGCCGCACATGGATCGGATGCCGGCCATGGAAGAGCGGTTGGGCGTCAAGTGCCTGCTGCGGCCGTTCACCGTCGACGAGACCGCGGCCTATGTGAACTTCCGTCTGCAAGCGGCCGGTGCGAAGGACCCCATCTTCGAGGCCGCGGCCTTCGAAACATTGCACGAGCTGACGCACGGCCTGGCGCGAAAGATTAACCGGTTGTGCGATTTGGTTCTGTTGGTCGGATACGCCGAAGAACGCAAAAGCATTGGACCGGAACAGTTGGAAGCCGTGGCGGAAGAACTGGTGACGGTGGCGCCGGAATAATTCACCGCAGAGAGCGCAGAGGAAGTAGTCGGCGGAAGGTAGAATTTGCTAAGCCGCAAGCGGAGAACGGCAGCCGTTAACTATCACGACTTTACTCAGTCGCTTTGGCATCTCGATCCACCGCAAACGGCGTTAAATCGACGCCGGGCGGCTCGCCGCGAATCAGGCGGCTCATGACGACGGCGGTGCCCGTGGAAAGCCACAGGCCGTGGCGGAAATGTCCGGCGGCAATAAACGCATTCTCGATGCCCGGCACGACGCCCAGGTAGGGGAGGCCATCGACACTGGCCGGGCGAAAACCACTCCAGGCGCACTGGAGGTCGGCGGTTTTCAAGGCGGGGGCCAGCTTCACGGCGAATTGCAGCATTCCGGCAATGGCTTCGGCGGTGTTGCGGCGATCGAAGCCCACGTCTTCCATCGTGGTGCCGACCAGCACCCGGCCATCGTCGCGCGGCTGCAAATAGTGATAACCGAAATCGACAATCCACTCGATAATGCGGCCGATGGTTTGCCGCGGCGTGCGCAGCAGGACGATTTGCCCGCGCATGGGCTTCACGGCGATGCTCAAACCGAGACGGGCCATCAGGCTTTGGGTCCATGAACCGGCGGCGATGACGAAGCGATCGGCGGCAATCGGCCCGATGCTGGTTTGCACGGCGGAAATTTTTCCGCCCGCCAGTTCAAAATCGTAAGCATCCACGCCGGTGCTAATTTCGACGCCGCGCTTCTGACAGGCGGCAACGAGGGCCTTCAAATGGCGCGGCGTGCGCAGTTGCACTTCTTCCGCCACGAGCGCCGCGCCGTGCAAACCGCAGCGGTCGTAAGCGCCGGCCAGCTCGGGCTCCAGTTGGTCCAAATCGGTCGAGTGAAGCCACTTCACGGTCAAACCTTCGCGGCGCCAACGGTCGCACTTTTGCAGCAATTGGCCTGCCACGGCATCGCTGTCGGCCAAGTGCACCACGCCGCTTTTGCGGTAGCCGGTGTCGATGCCCGTTTCTTCCCGCAGCCGTGTAGCCCACTCGGCGTGTAACTGGGCACTGAATCCTTGCAGCCAATCCATGGGGGGCGCCTTCGTCCGAAATTTGCAGGCGGGAAGAATGCCGGCCGCCGCCCACGAGGTTTGCATTCCGGGCTGGCCGCGATCGAGAATGCGGACTTGCAGGCCCTGGCCTGCCAATTCGTAGGCCAACGACAGGCCCACGACACCGGCGCCGAGAATTAAAGTATCGGGCATGAAAGAAGAGTTCAGGGTTCAGGAATCAGGGTTCGCGGCGCGAGACACCAAGCCGCGACCGGCGGTGGCGCGTGATACACCATCGTACTTACCCCGTGCGATTTCGCAACCGCTGAAGTCGGCGTGTAAGCGATGCAGTTTTGAAAATTTCTTAGCCAATTATTCGGCCCGATCTTCAAATCGGTCTTTCGTCACTTCAATTAGGCGATGACCCGACAGATTGCACGGTTGTTGGGATGAGGTTGCACAATTCGGTGTCATTGGAGCGGTTGCCACTGGGCTAAGGAAAAACGCTTATAGGTGGGGGAACGCGGCATGGTGCTCTTGCCAAATGGGGGCATTTTGACGGAAATAGGCGGAGGCCATTGGACACTGCTCAAGCGATTCGGCATTGCGGCATAGTAGTTGCTTCACCATCACCTTTTCATCGTTAGGTAGTCGTCTAGTCCGTCGTTCGCATGTCGCAGTTTTCTACCCCTAGTTTCTAGAGGATTTCATGGCTCCCGTTGAGTTGAAATCGGTCGTCACGGCTTCTGGGCAAAGCAATTCGGCGGCGACGCCGGGGGCAGATCCGTCGTCGTTCGATCAGGTGCGGCAACATCATATTGACGTATGCATTTCGCGGCCGACGTTTTTCAACAACATTGTTTACTTGCGTCAGCTTGTAGCCCCCAGCAAATTGTGCGTGGTGATGAAATCGAACGCCTACGGTCACGGACTGGCGTCCTTGGCGCCGGTGGCAGTGGCAGCGGGGGCCGACTACATCGGCATTTGCACGAACCCCGAGGCGGCGGTCATCCGCGGGTTGGGATTGAACATTCCCATTTTTCGGCTGCGGATGGGCTTGCCTGTGGAACTGGAAGAAGGCGTGTGCCAGCTGGGCATAGAAGAGGAGATTG
Coding sequences within:
- a CDS encoding AAA family ATPase yields the protein MYEAYWQLDRRPFENTSDQRFYYPGESHQGALLKLRYAVENRRPAALLSGASGSGKTLLVGQLQRCLAKPYRPFVHLVFPQMPVESLLAYVADELAAPGESKPNHVEQTVRRIQEFLTQNAAQDQHAIVAIDEAHLLDDSRTWEALRLLLNFEANSQPLLTLLLVGQPALLPHMDRMPAMEERLGVKCLLRPFTVDETAAYVNFRLQAAGAKDPIFEAAAFETLHELTHGLARKINRLCDLVLLVGYAEERKSIGPEQLEAVAEELVTVAPE
- the arfB gene encoding alternative ribosome rescue aminoacyl-tRNA hydrolase ArfB; its protein translation is MLFISSRIRIPDDELRFSFARSSGPGGQNVNKVNTKAVLRWAVQVSPSLPLDVRQRFLARYGRRMTAAGEIVINSQRFREQGQNQRDCLEKLRELIAAVAIPPKRRKPTKPTKASHQRRRAEKHTHSLKKQHRRRPQAED
- a CDS encoding UPF0175 family protein; protein product: MATVSFTLPESIEQQLRAQLGDLSAAAKEAALVELYRQDKLSHHELGVALGLSRFEVDGLLKRHHVTEDLMTIEEFNRQQETLDKLLGK
- a CDS encoding sugar phosphate isomerase/epimerase encodes the protein TFLTSLEDAVDVIDRIASPYVRLSFDTYHSGSGAGALEKAQRLAGRIAIVHLADGHPPDEEQHRTPLGRGCVPLKELIAALCAGGYAGDFDVELFGDEVPPDNYEGLLRESKTTFEQLIAP
- the metH gene encoding methionine synthase, translating into MSLVARPPVTRQTLEQLLAQRILILDGAMGTMVHTLKFSEADFRGAQFAKHPKDLRNLIDVLCLTQPDAIENIHRAYLEAGADIIETNTFGATSVSLLDFALENHVREINLAAVALARRAADDFTARNPEKPRFVAASIGPTNKQLSIAGNVEDPGYRSATFDQMVATYYEQVDALVEGGVDILLAETAFDTLVLKACLFAIEKYFDDHDVRVPVMASFTVFKDGRTLSAQTVEACWNSLAHVDLLSIGINCALGPEQLRPYLEELSNIAPIFISCYPNAGLPNALGGFDETPQSMARLLGEFARNGWMNIVGGCCGTTPPHIKAIAEAVNKVPPRKRPRVETFTRLSGMEPLTIRPESNFTMIGERTNVTGSKKFARLVKDNKYEEALSVARGQVESGANVLDVNFDEALLDGEAVMTKFLNLLAAEPDIARVPIMVDSSKWSVIEAGLKCVQGKAIVNSISLKEGEEAFLHHAKLARRYGAAVVVMAFDETGQATEVDHKLKICRRAYQLLTEKIGFPGSDIIFDPNILTVGTGIEEHNRYALNFIEATRQIKREMPLAKVSGGVSNISFSFRGNDVVREAMHSAFLYHAIRAGMDMGIVNAGQLAVYEEIPRDLLEHVEDVLLDRRPDATERLIQFAETVKKQAGGDAVADEAWRNEPVDKRLSHSLVKGIVDFIEADVEEARQKYPTSLEIIEGPLMAGMQVVGDLFGAGKMFLPQVVKSARVMKKAVAYLLPFMEAEKAASGAGDKPRGKVLLATVKGDVHDIGKNIVGVVLGCNNYQVIDLGVMVPCERILDTARKEGVHMIGLSGLITPSLDEMVHVAREMERQEIELPLLIGGATTSAKHTAVKIAPQYKQPTIHVLDASRAAGVVEKLLNPQRRDELVRNNQTQQKQLVESYNLRQQIKLVPYDDAVTHRFQTDWPALAAAGQIAKPSFTGRRVIDSLPLETLLPFIDWSPFFLTWELKGKYPRIFDDPNVGPEASKLFDDARRLLDKIVKEKLLTAKGVYGFWPAASIGDDVALYTDDTRQRELTRFHFLRQQWERKGQHDFLSLADFIASAETGLPDYLGAFAVTTGLGCDELAKKFDADHDDYNSIMTKALADRLAEAFAEYLHQQARADWGYGRSENLSADDLIEEKYRGIRPAAGYPASPDHTEKRILFDLLDAERQAGITLTESYAMWPAASVSGLYFAHPASRYFAVDRITRDQAEAYARRKGMPLAEIQRWLSPNLGYDP
- the thiO gene encoding glycine oxidase ThiO, whose translation is MPDTLILGAGVVGLSLAYELAGQGLQVRILDRGQPGMQTSWAAAGILPACKFRTKAPPMDWLQGFSAQLHAEWATRLREETGIDTGYRKSGVVHLADSDAVAGQLLQKCDRWRREGLTVKWLHSTDLDQLEPELAGAYDRCGLHGAALVAEEVQLRTPRHLKALVAACQKRGVEISTGVDAYDFELAGGKISAVQTSIGPIAADRFVIAAGSWTQSLMARLGLSIAVKPMRGQIVLLRTPRQTIGRIIEWIVDFGYHYLQPRDDGRVLVGTTMEDVGFDRRNTAEAIAGMLQFAVKLAPALKTADLQCAWSGFRPASVDGLPYLGVVPGIENAFIAAGHFRHGLWLSTGTAVVMSRLIRGEPPGVDLTPFAVDRDAKATE